The Bombus pascuorum chromosome 13, iyBomPasc1.1, whole genome shotgun sequence nucleotide sequence AAAGTTAATGGTCCTTGTATTTCAACACCTCCCTCTCTTGTGATTATTCCAAGTTGATActaaaaattgagaaatataaatatttcctataatgtgacataagtataaaatagtataaacaTAAGGTTCtgatataattacataacTTACTTTTGGGAAAGATCGTGCATCTCTATAAAAAAGAACTTGCATCACTTTGTACAGAAGCTCAACTGCTTGTTCTTTAgtcatttctttattttcttcataaGCTTTTCTTAAGATAGGCGTTGCCATATATGCACCATATCCAGTTGCTATTACTGGGTCACTATAACCTGTGCCAAGTTTATCCACAGTACCCAAAAACCTAAAtgggaaatgaaaaatactatgcatgtatataaaaataaaagaagaacaaaataCTTACAGTTTATCACCCTCCAAACCAccaataatgaaattattccaAAACGGATCAAAACGTGATCTTCTATTGTACATTACTTGAGTTAACCAACAGTGAAGAGCTTTTGGTTTTAAAGATAAACCATCATCCAAACATTCTTCTTCAAGACTAtaagaagtaaaaaattataaaattatcataaaataataattacatatatgtatatataaaatatacatttttctttcaatgttGCTCTTCAAGCACTGATAATCAGCATAATCTCCTCCGGCACCAAGGATAATATTGTCATTGACTTTCATCACACGTTCAAGATTCCTAAATCTAGCCAATGATCCATAGGAACCAAGAATATCTGCTGCTATAAGAACACCATCTTTAAATTGGATTCCAACTACAGATGTACCAGTTGTCATAGGGGTcctataaagtaataaaacacaattcaatttacaaaaagatGAAGTCATAGAGGTTGGAAAGGTtagaagaattaaattaaacaatataatcTAAATTTCATATGTTTTCTATcgaatctttattttattagaatatcgAAAACTTAAATACTTTAATTACTTGTATAtgcttattaatttttatgaaattgaagatgacatgcaatatttaaaagaaactttctAAGGCAAATTGAATAGACGATAAAGCTTTTTACTGTGATCTTTGCAATCCCCCGACATCGGAATGTGTAGAACCTCCCGGGAAATGATAAAATGCACCAGGTGCAGGACCATTTTGCCACAAAGGAGCTGGAGTATACCAATCTGCTTTATTCAGAAGCGCCATGTTTCTTAGAAGTTTAAAACACTGAAATGTCATTTGGTTGAAGTATGATTCGGAGCCTGAACGACAAGCTTGCCTTTCAAAAAATAGTTCCTAAAATCTTCATctagatatatttaatttttcctgaaagttgttttttcgattaatCTCGATAGTAGAATCGAATATCTCGATATTTCGATTCTCGAAGTTTAAAGATCTTGCTGAAACTCTGGAACTCTTGTGAGTGCAttaaattacgatattataGGTAATTATTGcggtattattttatgtatattattataatacataatagttataatattgttaatataatacagcattttatagatattttattttatgtttatgatACAATTGCAAAAAACACTTCGCTTTCAAAGAACAACTGTCTTATATATTCGTTGCAAACCTGGAATTATTACTTGATCATCATTTTACTTATGGAGAGTTgggtgaaaataaattttcctatAACTAGTTCAAGGAAAACCAATGCAAGACATGTTGTGATACATTAAaggaaatgataaaatttgcaGTAAGTGTAAATTATGTTAAGAaacttattttacaataatatatatgtatattaagaTATCTTTTTAAGTTATCTGTAgcagaaacaatatttttggaggaagattaaatttatttcatatatttttaatccaaATAGGAAATCtctttattactatatatacacgaataattataatgatatGCCATTAGCATAAGCAGTATGACATTCGGTAggttacatttattattacaatagattagcataaacataaaaatggaaagacAGCTTTAGAGGAACATTTTCGAAACAATAAAGAAAAGCAAATCAGTCCTTAGGATAAATGTATCCAAGTTTCATAAACTTTTTGGTACTATTTTTCCAGCTATTACCAGCTGTCTTTAAATATAGTATGCAagagatattaatattattaagataAAGTTATGAGAAAATTTTGTGATGGAAGATGAATTATCTTTACCTATGTTTACATTATCTTTATCACTGATTATCTGACTATTTTCAGATACAACTATATTAATCCATCTTAGTAAAGGATATGTCATATCTGTTAAATTTAAAGAGCCTTTAAAGAGATTTGCGCACTTTCCATGGAAATCGTCAGTATCGATGCTCCAAATCATTACACCGGCTAATTTTAAGCTCATTGCGTATTCGATCTGAAagttttggaaaaatattatattgtagaAGTAACACGTGTAGTATTATCATTTGTTATCGTCGCTTGTAATAGATTAAACTAATCAACCTTTGCTTTTAAACTCCTGAGATTatcatatactataacatgATCATCGTTAATGACATAAGGTGTATCGCTAGTATTATCCCAGCCAGAAGTCCAGTTACCTTTATGACTCACTAATTCTTCACAAATCTAAAACATCGTACATGttatcattttattagaaCGAACGAATAgatagattattattaatagaattaacGTATCTAATCAATATAACAAAAGTAAAATGTACTTCATTAAATCCCATAAAACCTTCTTGGTCAGTGTAAGGCCCCTTAAATCCACTTGTTATGGTTGTTCGATTAATTGGACTTTCTTGGGAAGAATTTAATTTGCTTGCCAATATATAAGTTCTGCCATACATGGGCAGGCCTAAGATTGTTTTATTCGCTGGTGCACCTTTacttaacaaataattaagtGTGTCCatctgaaaattttattgcgtTATGTGTTCCATCTACGATACTTGTTACtcattgtaatttttctaaatgcaTTACCACGCTCAGACCGTCTCCACTTCTTAATGGTGCATTCGGAAGCACTTTCATATCCCATGATCCATGATAATCATAGGCCATTACATGGATATAGTCGagatatttggaaatttcggGAATATCGTATGCCGTATCGATAATTGCTTTATTAGAACCTAAAGCTGCTGTTAGTAGATAGTTGGACTCGTTGAATGCTTCTTTTAATTGCTATTAGAATAGAGAATACGATTAATTTCTGGCTAAGATAAAACtgtaatttcgataaaattacattacgtTACGTCGTTTACCTTCACAAGAAtggcaaaatataatttgtcttCTGGATTACCACCCCGTGATCCCGGATATTCCCAATCTAGATCGAATCCATCGAACTTGTATTCCCTGTAAAATAGAAACTATCATATAAATCAGCAAAGTATAAAACTATCTTAATATTCGATTCCATACTCAAGGAAGTCCACTACGCTCTTAACGAATGTAGCTCTTCGTGTAGGGGATGAAGCGAGTAAAGAGTAATTTTTACTACCCTCGTTCCATCCTCCGATTGCGAGTAGGATGTTTAAACCTGGATACTGTTCACGAAGTTCGGtcatttttttgtaattatctGGAATATTATGACGGCTATAGAACGAAAATGCTATTCATAGATGTGCAATATAGATATATCTTCAATCGTATCGAGTAATTTACAATATGTATCTACCCTTGTCAATATCTATGTTGGGATCGAGGCTCTTAATGGTCCATGATGTGCTGTCTAATCCGGCGAACGCGTATATGATGTGCGTGCAAAGTTCCGGACGGATATGAGGGATTCCAAATTTTCCATCATTATTTCTATAAACGGCCCAGGAAGCGACATAACAAGTTACTACCTTGTTATGCTTAATCCTTAATAGAGCTTAGTGGAGAAAGAAATGTAGTTTTAATGTACaattgttataatttcttttctcttttcgcaaaaaattcatttccatgtatatacatatgataGATTATTTTTTGAATGATGTCCCAGgcttgttattttttatcgataaaatatgCGAACATGAATCATTCATAAAATATGCCCGCGCGCgcttttgttatttatttgatgtaaatatgaaaaacatCAAGTCCTTGAGATAACTTTCTattaagttattaattatagaaaagtaTTTCCAGTTATTTACATATCTTCGAGGAATGAAGTTAAACAAAGATTCCATCGAAATGTCAGATTTCCATTGCATAAGCTACCGAACAAAATGTCAAACGTATTCTAGACTTTCCTCCCCGTTGCATAGTGTGTCAAATAATAGCAATGTAATTTACAGCCGGACCACATACAAACTTTTGTATttcgtacatatatacatagaatttGGTAAAAAGATTGGCTTATTTTATTGGCTTAACTGATTTAATACatcatttattgaaaaatttcatcacATATTATGATGACTGAATATTGTACTTATAACGAATGGTAAacgttgatatttaaatacgcgtttcaattttctatttttaattttaatttaaattttaaatgtcatATTTTATGCCTCGTTCACTTTATCTACATTTTTAACATCACAAATTTTAGGTGCCTGGAGTGATACAAATTTGGTCCTCTTTCACCATCGTCCTTTGGATGTAAGTAccgtttgaaatttaatttacgcGCTATCGCGTTAATGTTAAGGGaatgatttcaatttaatacgTACTCACCTAGAATACCATTGCTACAGAAGAATAATATTGTAAGCAGAGATAGGAAGATACACGCCTTCATTATCGAGAACCGCTACGTGAATGCCGAGTTATTGCCCTGGTAGATAGCTTTCACTTGACCACAATACGGTACTTCAATCCtcggagaagaagaaaagcatTCGTGCGTGTAGCTTGAAAAAGGACGGAGCTAAAACCTGTTGTTGAAAATTCTTGTACGATAAAAGTGTAGAGCAAACagtaaagatataaatatatactatgtaataaatttttagataGATATCAGGAGATAACCAAATGAAATGATTCTATCGACTTCCGGTATAGATAGTGGTTTTTGGTAAACAAGAAAGTATTGATCAATTATAACAGTTATTCATAACCGCTGGCATGGACTCgacattaattatatttcttgttatattatatatatatatatatcacattTTCCAAGAAcgaattattcaataaaaagaagatgTTCTTATTCGATACTTTgcgaagaagaattttataattttattgaataatttgatCTTAGACATTACGTCagatgaatgaaatttaatatttttgttaaggTTGCTGCAATAAGTATCGGCTTTCATAGGCTACGAACTTCTTTGTGAACaaatcaattaatattattgcaatATTCAATTATCCTATTAAGCAAGCAATTGTCCTATTAATGACATATTTatcttaaacaattttttaatgaattataaagttctatatgaaaataaatttcgagaAGTTGCAGTCTCGGGGTATTAATAGAACAGAATACGTAGTTGAGTCTTCTGCGCCTTCGTGGCAGCCGTGCAaactaaaatttgaaatttctccaTTTCGCGCGGTGTCATATTAGAAAGTTGAAGGAACCGCAGAGAGCTCGtcgaaaatatggaaaatttagtatacaacgaGGTGTTACTGCTTCAAAATAGTGAGGATCTTGATTTTAATCATTCTGTATGCACAGTTATTAACATATTCCGGGCAGATCACGAGAATTCTcgtgtttattttattccttgaAGCCGATCACGAAAATTTTCATACCCTACTCATACTCTAATCATACTTTAGCTATAGTTAATAATGAAATGACTTGTAAAATGACAATATGTTAATTCAAGTTAGAGTGATTTGTCGTATTTTCACGTAAACAAACGAACATCGAAATTTTCAGGAAAATCCGAATAGTATCCGGGTATTGATAGAACGCATCAGATACATTCTTGAATCAACCGCACTCTGGTGGTGAGTTTGGAaactaaaatttgaaattttagtattttGCATGGTGTCATATCAAGAAGAGGAAGTAACTGGTGAGACCTCGtcgtaaatatgaaaaataagatataCAATACGAAGTCATTGCTCCAAAATAGTTAGTATCTTCATTTGgttcattttatattcataatccaatataatttatagtgATTAGTCATTTTTAGCACACCTTTTCGTGCATTGTGTCTTTTATCTATTGCAACGTATCTTTAGCTGACAAAAAAAGTGTGCGATATTTGATTCATACAAAGTAGTTTTGAAACTTTAATAACAGATATTCACAGTTACAATTTGTTCACATTGGATGCATTATAGAATATTCATAGATACTTGATatctattacgaaatattttataatgcataataatattttaactgtATCATATAACTACATATTTCATATCCTTAATATGATATCCGTGTGTCTATGGTAAATGAATAATAGTTGATTCATAGTTTTGAAAGGtagtattttcataaaacatCGTTTCATTAAACATAAAGAAGAAGATTTGTTTATACATTAATGTTCCAAAGTTAGTTTAAATGTTTGTTTGTAAGTGGTTGGTGGTAACAGACACTTGCAGTCTTGCATGTGTTCGTTGTATACCAGGTACTTAAAACTCGCTCAACCTTAGTTTATAAACATAAGATAAATGGCCGGCAGCTAATACTGACGCATCGTTCCCACAAACGCGCAACTATTGGTAAAAGTTATTTTAGCGATACTGGCAGATGTTTAGCGAATATCTCGGAAGTGAGACCATCCCTTATATAAAGCAAAaagttattcaaaatattgatttcTACAACATATCCAAAAGTCATCGAAATCGCAGGGTAGATAACGTTTCTACAGTTTCACCTAACAAATAATGCGAGCCAATTGGCTGCAATCGCGATTGGAGTTttgttaattgaaaaatttattagattGTTGTTGTAGATACAAAGGTTTTGTCATAGTTGAAATATAGAATggctatttaatattaatatttctggACTTCTGTAAATTTATACTAGATTTAAGATAAGATGTCCCCCACTTGACTCCCATATAATGTCACGTTTATCTAGTTCTTAATAAGTATCGTATGTTATTATCATCACATATTTTacttatcaattattattattatatattatactatactatCAGTATATTATCGTATACTATCGTATGTATTAAAATCTAGTTCCAATTCCGATCGCTATGAACGCTGTAATCCTATTCTATACTGAATCGATAATGTTGTGAATATCATTAAAATGGTAAATGATTTCAGACCCTCAAGACATGGAATGTAGAAATACATTAACTGATAGATCTATTCTGCACTTCATCTGTGGTCATATCTCTATTAAGatgtagaaaaaaaatacatttcggAGATTATTGAAAGCATAACTTCGACTAAAAATCGTTGAATGTTAACAGAGGCATAGGATGCGAAAGGAGATCTTCACCCACCATAATGTCTATAGTACTacttgtaaaagaaagatagagaaagatCAATTACCAGTAACTCTATATAGTCatacagttttattattacataatgaatTAAGTCGTTACTGAAAACTAATGGATTGTTCCTCTCTTAAACCaaaattgtatacttttaGATTTTCATTGTAGGAactgatttttaaataattttttgatgcATATTTAAGGCCGAACTTCTTATCGaatgttatatacattatatacatatatctacacttgttaatatataatttgctgtttaaaaagaaatgttgctagatttttcttttgatgTAATTCAGGTATTTAAACAATTCGgaatatatatagaagttaATCTCGTAAGTAATTaactgaataattttttttgttgattttatttaagGGGTGTAACGTACGAGATATGTACATATCTACTCTTATCAAAAGATGCATCACTTTTTATAGTCCGTAGTGCTCGTCTATGACGTCACAGTGGGCGGGTCTGTGTAATATAGGAAATAGAAGTACCTTATTCATTCTATACTCCTGTTCACTACCGGCTAGTTTGAATCAGAATTTATACTCTCAGTAGGTACATATTTAGTTGTTTCTGTATGTGAATGTAGCTTTTTTAGTTTCTGATATTTGAAGCTAATAATTCCAAACATTTTCAATGCAAGTTTCTTAATAGATTTTTTCAatcttagatattttacattaatattaaatattttacaattgatATTGAtagttattaataatcataatgtaaatacaaaatcaaaataatgtaaatcaAAATTgctacatataattataattaatttatacatttcttattttcatcttcAATAACATACATCTGCAAGTTTAAACATTCTGTTTTTATAGTTTTCAATGGAAGTAAATTCTTGTTAGTCATATCAGAGATATCTTCATTGATAATCCATGGAAAATCTTCACAACAAGgattttcatttaaagttACATGTGCAGTTTCatatgttttaatttcaatggAGAAAGATGAATCTTCTGGCAATGGTTTTAAATAAGATTCACACATGGAtagtttcaaacaaattgtTCTCAATGATTCTTCTGTTTTTAGATAGTATGGATCttttctgaaataaatttcagattaGACAATAACATAATGCTGACATTATAAGATTCTTCACAAGCATATACGTATGCTTACTCTGTATACATACTCTGTGCTATTTGCTTGCAATTTAACAAGATcaaagacaaatttttcaattggtTCTTTCCTTTTGTTATAGAAGACCAGGTTCACCGCTCTGACACTATTTTCATCctcttttattaattctctGATTGCATTTAACACATTTCTTATGTATTCATTGAGCTCAGGATGTTCAGacacatatacacatatgctgtatatcttcttttttacaaatatttccttGGGATATAAATTTCTGAAGAACAGAATGTGATTAAATGCTACTTCTAGAAATTCCAGCAGGATATCAGTAgtaactataaataaaataataaatatgttccATTACTTGTTATCATcttatttgtatttctaataaatcaacaaataatatttacctattttattatcagacattttttaatatatttataaaatgataaaaatatagctgTGTGTTAGTAGTttcaataaaagaatattcaatCTTCTATTCTCAGTGCAGGTAATTTTCTCttgttaataactttttatatgttcatatgtaaaatgatataacaaaaatgatatttatgaaatttctattatgtatatgcaaacatatttaatattgtttgttCGAGAGAGATTAttgctttatttttaataaataacatagtaaataaattctaaaaaaatatatgcatattaaCTTAAACGCGagaaattatttagcgatTGATTTGACGCGTGCCTAGACCAAAGCCGACTGCATATGGCGGTCAGTGTATACCAGAAACGATTATAGTGTTTTGATGatacattttcatttgttcACGAAAGGTGTCGATGGATGCTTGAGTTCAGTAAGCTTGAAAACGTGATAAGTTTTTTTCGCAGTCAGATAATGTTGTAGAAGAAGCACAGTACTTTACAACATTCGCAGCGGCATTTTTCATAACCTCAACAGTCAGGAACAGTACGGTACTTTTATgtgagtatatatatacacagtTTTTGATATACGAAACTGTTCAATTGTTAAACACTAAGCTTTACGTCGATACattatttacgattatttttatattactaaactttcgaaaatatacgttttacaaaattgattattttatgtggtactttcgttttatttttattctgtaGTGTTGTAGTGTGATTTTCTCATGGCGCGAAATGGAACATGTaataaatcgaatttgaaacatatgtattgtatataatataattttgcgtaaagttttcgtataaaatcaaaataagataaaaagtatcaacatggaaatattttaatttaattattaaaaatatattatctgtttgttaatattttagataaaaatgcCGCCAACAAAAAAGACTGATTTAGACAAATTAGCATGGGCTTGGGTGGAAAGTGTGGTATTAGACCAAATAGAAAGGATACATTTGGAAACTGCGTATAGAATAGGTTTAAAAGCATGTAAAAATTGCAAGTAAGTTATATgcttatttaaaacattatatattcatatgaaataatattcttttcaatcatattaaaataaatgatttgtTTACAGACGTAATTGCACAAATAATCCACAATGTTTGACTGGATTAGGAGAAGAGAAGTACATGAAGTCGCAACCCGCAGAAGTAATGCCTTTAGAAAGTTCTTTATCTGAATTACGTGATCCTACCCAATATGTTGGTCTAAAGAATTTAGGTGCAACTTGTTATGTTAATAGCTTAATTCAAATGTGGTTTCATAATGAAGACATGAGGTATGTATTTATTGACACTATTAACATTTAGCTTATACTTcatttatttgcaaatatctactacaaaatgaaattttatatttccagGAGGATAATATACAAGTGGGATATCACAGAAGATCCAGAGGAAAGGGAAGCAGTGTGTCAAGCTGAGAAGAAAGGAGTACCGTTTCATCCAGTGACAGCAGTAGGACAGTtgcaatatatatttgcaatgaTGCAATTCGGAAATCGTCGTCTGCTCGATCCGATGAATCTCGCGATCGCATTGTCTTTGGATACTAGAACTCAGCAGGATGCACAGGAATTCTCCAAGCTACTTCTCTGCCATATCGAAGGGAAACTCCAACAAAACTCAGAACTGAAGCAGATGCTGCAGAGGCTGACCCAAGGAAAATACAGCTATATCAATTGGTGGGTTTTCTGAAGTGGAAAACAAATGAGAATTGTCCTAAACGATGATGATGCTGATGATCTTGACGATGAGAACATGGTAGGACACGTTGCTCGCTGCGGTGACTGGTGCGATCAACTGATCTGACCGAGAGAAGCTAATTCCGTCTAAATAACGCGAGTTTTATGTTTGACGCAGTTGCTCTAAATGCGGAACTGAATATCCAACCTCCACTACATTCTACGAATTGGATCTACAACTCGCAGCCACTCTGAAAGAGGCAGTAGAGAAATACTTATCTGTGGAACAATTGACTGGAGCAAATCAATATCACTGCGTTACCTGCAATGACAAAAAAGATGCGCGCCGGTTTATACGCTTGGAATCTCTTCCAGAAACATTAAACATACAATTAATGCGTTTTGTGTTTCATAggtacttttattttattacgtttatattatactattagattGTTACATATTATGTTAATAGAATATGTTACTTTGTCTTTGTTAGAGATTCTGGGCAGAAAAGAAAGTTGAATTCTTTTATACAATTCCCGGAAGATCTCGATATGTCAGAATATGTTAGGTGTCCGCCACAAACTCATTTGTATAATCTCGTCGCAGTTTTAAGTCATAAAGGCCCATCTGCACATTCAGGTCACTATATTGCGAATATATGCAATTCAAATGGCGAATGGTATCAATTTAGTGACGATAAAGTGGAAAAAATGCAGAATAAAAGAATCGAGGATGGTGTTAGTGGTGAgtacgaattttattataatgtaataaagaaattatttaataaaacgataaaatgtagttagaattttctattacaGAGAATTTGAAGGTAGTAAAACGGGGACGTATACCGAAAGGATTTTTGTCTTCTAATACCGCGTATATGTTAGTTTATAAGAAAGTCACTCCAGAAAAACGAACATGTagtacaaagaaaaataagttgAAAAAGCTAGATGGAGAAAccaatagtaataataatacaacagctatggaaaaaattgtaataattcaagaaaaatcAGACTCATTAAACGAAGAGAAACACAAATGCTATACAACGTCAGGTGTttctgatataaataattctgagaaaatattgaaacctGATATGGAGAGCAAACAGGAAATGGAAATTTCGAGAGCATCTCCAGAAAATGTTGCAATAGAACAGTCTGTGAACGCAGATTCTACCTTTGATGAACAAAATGGCAAACATTACGAATTCGACAATAAAGAAGATAAGCCCGATATGGATATGAAGAAACCAGTTGTAAAAGTTGTGAAGTTGGACTACAAGCGGTTAAATGGTGCTGCGCATAGAGCTATGAGTTGTGGGGAACGTGATTTTTACGAAGAGGTTGGTATATttagtttttcttttatttctcttatgGATATTCATATGGACgcattatattactttatagaTGGAGTTTGAAAATTGGGAAGTGAGTACAACGTTGCGCGACTTAGTGAGGCAGGAGAATGTGAAACACGAATTAAGCTTATTGGCTATTCAACAAGAAAAAGTAGGTATTAATAACAGTAACAGATTGAGTTTAATCAGTTAAGAAGCATTCTCAACGATGTTTCTTGTAGCAAAAGGAGATCGAAGATCAGAATTTAAAGAGACAACTTGTCATAGacgtgtataatattatttcgaacGTAGTTTCGTGGGACACATATCAATGGATTCCAAACGATTGGTTATCAAAATGGCTCAATGGACACTTATCTGTCGATGGAGTACCACCAATAGACAATTCTACATTAATGTGTTCGCATTATCGACTTGATCCTTTGAAAGTGAATCGTGCAAAGTGTATACCTGTCACAGCTGCGGATTTACTTTATGATAAATATCGTGGAGGACCGCGATTagatgaaaattctttttgcGAAATTTGCGTGAAACGTCGGTACAAGCTACTTCGTTTTAAGATATCGCTTGAACGTGATCACAAGGAAGTTAGTGAACTCgttcgaaatttcaaagaacCGTGAGTCTtctgtattaataataattttaaaacgaacgcattattttgtaaaagaaaaataaattttattttcatggtAACAGGTCTGAGACTAGTTATATCGTGGGTGCTGATTCACTGAGATCATGGCGAAGACTTGCGATGGAAAAATTTACGGACGATATGGAGCAGGAAATTGAGGATGAAGACTGTCAAGATCCGAGTGGCTCGCAGGAAGATAGTAAAATTGGTACAAGTAAAGAAAGTGAAGGACTGAAAGAACCGGTGGAAGGTGAAGAGAACGAAGTCATAATCTATTTCAATGAGGATTTACTTTGTGAGCACAGTTCATTGAAAACACCAGATTCGACAAGAAAAATAGTGCCCCGCGAAGCTTGGGTGATacttcgaaaat carries:
- the LOC132913731 gene encoding proteasome subunit beta type-4 produces the protein MTFQCFKLLRNMALLNKADWYTPAPLWQNGPAPGAFYHFPGGSTHSDVGGLQRSQTPMTTGTSVVGIQFKDGVLIAADILGSYGSLARFRNLERVMKVNDNIILGAGGDYADYQCLKSNIERKILEEECLDDGLSLKPKALHCWLTQVMYNRRSRFDPFWNNFIIGGLEGDKLFLGTVDKLGTGYSDPVIATGYGAYMATPILRKAYEENKEMTKEQAVELLYKVMQVLFYRDARSFPKYQLGIITREGGVEIQGPLTLDSYWGPAIM
- the LOC132913736 gene encoding mitotic spindle assembly checkpoint protein MAD2B → MSDNKIVTTDILLEFLEVAFNHILFFRNLYPKEIFVKKKIYSICVYVSEHPELNEYIRNVLNAIRELIKEDENSVRAVNLVFYNKRKEPIEKFVFDLVKLQANSTEKDPYYLKTEESLRTICLKLSMCESYLKPLPEDSSFSIEIKTYETAHVTLNENPCCEDFPWIINEDISDMTNKNLLPLKTIKTECLNLQMYVIEDENKKCIN
- the LOC132913085 gene encoding probable chitinase 2, with translation MKACIFLSLLTILFFCSNGILALLRIKHNKVVTCYVASWAVYRNNDGKFGIPHIRPELCTHIIYAFAGLDSTSWTIKSLDPNIDIDKDNYKKMTELREQYPGLNILLAIGGWNEGSKNYSLLASSPTRRATFVKSVVDFLEEYKFDGFDLDWEYPGSRGGNPEDKLYFAILVKQLKEAFNESNYLLTAALGSNKAIIDTAYDIPEISKYLDYIHVMAYDYHGSWDMKVLPNAPLRSGDGLSVMDTLNYLLSKGAPANKTILGLPMYGRTYILASKLNSSQESPINRTTITSGFKGPYTDQEGFMGFNEICEELVSHKGNWTSGWDNTSDTPYVINDDHVIVYDNLRSLKAKIEYAMSLKLAGVMIWSIDTDDFHGKCANLFKGSLNLTDMTYPLLRWINIVVSENSQIISDKDNVNIGKDNSSSITKFSHNFILIILISLAYYI